In Corvus moneduloides isolate bCorMon1 chromosome 12, bCorMon1.pri, whole genome shotgun sequence, the following proteins share a genomic window:
- the CLEC3A gene encoding C-type lectin domain family 3 member A: MAQTGLTIFLLISLLLLDQTISQASKLKARKHSKRRVKEKDDLKTQIDKLWREVNALKEIQALQTVCLRGTKALKKCYLMSEGTKHFHEANEDCIAKGGTLAIPRNNDETNILRDYSKQSVPQVSEFWLGVTDMVSEGRFVDVNGMALQYFNWDRAQPNGGKRENCVFLSQSSQGKWVDEVCRTAKRYICEFLIP; encoded by the exons ATGGCACAAACTGGACTTACGATTTTTCTACTCATCAGCTTACTACTGCTGGATCAGACCATCAGCCAGGCTTCCAAACTCAAAGCCAGGAAGCACAGCAAACGTAGAGTGAAAG AAAAAGATGACCTGAAGACCCAGATTGACAAACTGTGGCGAGAAGTAAATGCTCTGAAGGAAATACAAGCACTCCAGACAG TGTGCCTTCGTGGGACCAAAGCCCTTAAGAAGTGCTACCTCATGTCAGAAGGCACCAAACATTTCCATGAAGCCAATGAAGACTGCATAGCCAAGGGTGGGACACTGGCTATCCCGAGGAATAACGATGAAACGAACATTCTTCGAGATTACAGCAAGCAAAGCGTGCCCCAAGTGTCCGAGTTCTGGCTGGGTGTCACTGACATGGTCAGTGAAGGGAGGTTTGTTGATGTCAATGGCATGGCTCTGCAGTACTTCAACTGGGACCGTGCCCAGCCCAACGGGGGCAAGCGTGAAAACTGTGTCTTTTTGTCTCAGTCATCCCAAGGCAAGTGGGTGGATGAAGTTTGCCGCACTGCCAAGAGATACATTTGTGAATTCCTGATCCCATAA